A genome region from Anopheles stephensi strain Indian chromosome 2, UCI_ANSTEP_V1.0, whole genome shotgun sequence includes the following:
- the LOC118517623 gene encoding 2,3-bisphosphoglycerate-dependent phosphoglycerate mutase-like isoform X1, with product MHKAPYSVTFVRHGESEWNKMNLFCGWHDVGLSEEGEWDALEVSAAALKRENMGYDIAFTSCLRRANQTLDIILKELNLTDIPVRQLWRLNERHYGALTGFNKRQMADIYGEEQVQVWRRSFNVPPPAIEPTNPYYHAIKSNPRLRHINEKDFPLTETLETTMERVVPEWTDSIIPEVRAGKRVLVVAHGTSLRGLVKHIQDISDADIMKFNLPNSIPFIIDFDESMKMVGGIRFLANDETVLKAMEKVASIGGK from the exons ATGCATAAGGCGCCGTACAGTGTTACCTTCGTGCGCCACGGCGAAAGCGAATGGAACAAGATGAACCTTTTCTGCGGCTGGCACGACGTGGGTCTCAGTGAGGAAg GTGAATGGGACGCACTGGAAGTATCGGCCGCGGCGCTGAAGCGAGAAAACATGGGGTACGACATCGCGTTCACTTCCTGCTTGCGCCGTGCCAACCAAACGCTGGACATTATCCTGAAGGAGCTAAATCTCACCGACATACCCGTGCGGCAGCTGTGGCGCCTGAACGAACGCCACTACGGTGCACTGACCGGGTTCAACAAACGGCAGATGGCCGACATCTATGGCGAGGAGCAGGTGCAGGTGTGGCGCCGCAGCTTTAACGTGCCGCCGCCGGCCATCGAACCAACCAACCCGTACTACCATGCGATCAAAAGCAATCCCCGGTTGCGACACATCAATGAGAAAGATTTCCCGCTGACCGAGACGCTGGAAACGACGATGGAGCGGGTCGTGCCGGAGTGGACCGACTCGATCATACCGGAGGTGCGGGCTGGCAAGCGGGTACTGGTTGTGGCGCACGGCACTAGCTTGCGTGGTTTAGTAAAGCACATTCAAG ATATTTCAGACGCCGACATCATGAAGTTCAACCTGCCGAACAGTATTCCGTTCATCATCGACTTTGACGAGTCGATGAAGATGGTCGGTGGCATCCGGTTCCTGGCGAATGACGAAACGGTGCTGAAGGCAATGGAGAAGGTGGCCTCGATCGGTGGAAAGTAA
- the LOC118517623 gene encoding 2,3-bisphosphoglycerate-dependent phosphoglycerate mutase-like isoform X2 produces MHKAPYSVTFVRHGESEWNKMNLFCGWHDVGLSEEGEWDALEVSAAALKRENMGYDIAFTSCLRRANQTLDIILKELNLTDIPVRQLWRLNERHYGALTGFNKRQMADIYGEEQVQVWRRSFNVPPPAIEPTNPYYHAIKSNPRLRHINEKDFPLTETLETTMERVVPEWTDSIIPEVRAGKRVLVVAHGTSLRGLVKHIQDADIMKFNLPNSIPFIIDFDESMKMVGGIRFLANDETVLKAMEKVASIGGK; encoded by the exons ATGCATAAGGCGCCGTACAGTGTTACCTTCGTGCGCCACGGCGAAAGCGAATGGAACAAGATGAACCTTTTCTGCGGCTGGCACGACGTGGGTCTCAGTGAGGAAg GTGAATGGGACGCACTGGAAGTATCGGCCGCGGCGCTGAAGCGAGAAAACATGGGGTACGACATCGCGTTCACTTCCTGCTTGCGCCGTGCCAACCAAACGCTGGACATTATCCTGAAGGAGCTAAATCTCACCGACATACCCGTGCGGCAGCTGTGGCGCCTGAACGAACGCCACTACGGTGCACTGACCGGGTTCAACAAACGGCAGATGGCCGACATCTATGGCGAGGAGCAGGTGCAGGTGTGGCGCCGCAGCTTTAACGTGCCGCCGCCGGCCATCGAACCAACCAACCCGTACTACCATGCGATCAAAAGCAATCCCCGGTTGCGACACATCAATGAGAAAGATTTCCCGCTGACCGAGACGCTGGAAACGACGATGGAGCGGGTCGTGCCGGAGTGGACCGACTCGATCATACCGGAGGTGCGGGCTGGCAAGCGGGTACTGGTTGTGGCGCACGGCACTAGCTTGCGTGGTTTAGTAAAGCACATTCAAG ACGCCGACATCATGAAGTTCAACCTGCCGAACAGTATTCCGTTCATCATCGACTTTGACGAGTCGATGAAGATGGTCGGTGGCATCCGGTTCCTGGCGAATGACGAAACGGTGCTGAAGGCAATGGAGAAGGTGGCCTCGATCGGTGGAAAGTAA
- the LOC118504212 gene encoding RNA pseudouridylate synthase domain-containing protein 1-like, producing the protein MIDEIVDRIVQFFSTGLVEKIIKAFLVLCDRFVNFILSLCEGNNYKKKDETVDVLYTSGNFLVINKKHDLLINSNDTKKKTVQTIMRKQFPEYVQDNLTHDFYFAHRLDFATSGILCIPLNKNACKEVCQVFEEQRARKYYLALLRGHTDFDEEVIDIAIGEDVRFKDTSKKMCTILEDELCQNPRRSITKVLVLDRGYYNGKPVTKVLLRPITGRRHQLRLHCSQIGHVIVGDYTYSLKIDTSPPRMFLHAFRLVLPNTIENLDIQTDDPFTEKSLKYKWKVVEQVNSIATAFDIIDSF; encoded by the exons ATGATCGATGAAATCGTGGATCGTATCGTTCAGTTCTTTTCCACGGGGCTTGTGGAGAAAATCATTAAAGCTTTCCTCGTCCTATGCGATCGATTCGTCAACTTCATTCTCTCCCTGTGCGAGGGCAACAATTACAAGAAGAAGGACGAAACGGTTGATGTGCTGTATACTAGCGGCAACTTTTTGGTGATCAACAAAAAGCACGATTTGCTGATCAATTCTAATGACACTAAAAAG AAAACGGTGCAAACGATCATGCGAAAACAGTTTCCCGAGTACGTGCAGGATAATTTGACGCATGATTTCTATTTTGCCCATCGGCTGGATTTTGCCACCAGTGGAATACTGTGCATTCCGCTGAATAAAAACGCTTGCAAGGAGGTTTGCCAGGTGTTCGAAGAGCAGCGGGCCCGAAAGTACTACCTAGCTTTACTTCGCGGACATACCGATTTCGATGAGGAAGTGATCGACATAGCGATCG GCGAGGATGTGCGGTTCAAGGACACGAGCAAGAAGATGTGCACCATCCTCGAGGACGAACTGTGTCAAAATCCGCGTCGCAGTATAACGaaggtgctggtgctggatcGGGGCTACTACAACGGAAAGCCCGTCACCAAAGTGCTTTTACGGCCCATCACCGGCCGGCGGCATCAGCTGCGACTGCACTGCTCGCAGATCGGGCACGTGATCGTGGGCGACTACACGTACAGCTTGAAGATAGACACCTCGCCGCCCCGTATGTTTCTCCACGCGTTCCGGCTGGTGCTGCCGAACACGATCGAAAATCTCGACATCCAGACGGACGATCCGTTCACGGAGAAATCGCTCAAGTACAAGTGGAAGGTGGTGGAGCAGGTGAACAGCATTGCGACCGCGTTCGACATCATTGACTCATTTTAA